A window of Nostoc sp. TCL26-01 genomic DNA:
GTAACTCGCTCTCGCCACATACGAAAACTGGATTCTTTCATTTGCTGCCGCATTAAGAGAATTACCTGTTTCTCTTGTAGCCCAAACTGAGTTTCAATAACATCAAAAGGTGTTCTATCTTCCCATGCCATTTCAATGATGCGATCAATAGTTTGGAGATCAAGGTTTGGTAACTTCATGACGGGAGCCTGTAATTTAACTTGAATTTCCTTGCTTGCCATTGTTTAGCTTAAGCCTCAAAAATATATTTTCCTCTCATCAATTTATAAACATTTTTTCAAAACAATGA
This region includes:
- a CDS encoding TIGR03643 family protein; translation: MKLPNLDLQTIDRIIEMAWEDRTPFDVIETQFGLQEKQVILLMRQQMKESSFRMWRERVTKRKTKHLFKREFIAGRFKSQNQKS